From a single Pseudobutyrivibrio xylanivorans genomic region:
- a CDS encoding GNAT family N-acetyltransferase → MDYRLGTLEDIKEICTMVDAAKELMSEQGIEQWDEYYPIVDDFEDDIKKKTLYIASEDNELAAIYVISEECDDEYRKCEWENENPCIIHRLCVSPDFQNNGVGKKVLAHIENQLTDMAYDSVRLDVFSENPYALSLYGRNGYTKRGHADWRKGRFYLMEKKLSR, encoded by the coding sequence ATGGATTACAGACTAGGAACATTAGAAGACATAAAGGAAATCTGCACTATGGTGGATGCTGCTAAGGAGCTCATGTCTGAGCAGGGAATCGAGCAGTGGGATGAATATTATCCTATCGTGGATGATTTTGAGGATGACATAAAGAAGAAAACTCTTTATATTGCTTCAGAAGATAATGAGCTTGCGGCAATCTATGTAATAAGTGAAGAGTGTGATGATGAATATCGTAAATGCGAATGGGAAAATGAAAATCCTTGCATCATTCATAGATTATGTGTATCGCCAGATTTTCAGAATAACGGAGTAGGCAAAAAGGTGCTTGCACATATCGAGAATCAGCTGACAGATATGGCATATGATTCAGTGAGACTGGATGTTTTCTCAGAGAATCCATATGCACTTAGTCTTTACGGAAGGAATGGATATACCAAGCGTGGTCATGCTGACTGGCGCAAGGGTAGATTCTATTTGATGGAGAAGAAACTAAGCAGATAA
- a CDS encoding DUF1653 domain-containing protein produces MQELQLHRIYKHFKGNYYLVEDVALDSETQEEMVIYRKLYDDGSLWVRPMEMFLSEVDHEKYPDVKQKYRFELQEVAKK; encoded by the coding sequence ATGCAGGAACTACAGTTACATAGAATATATAAACACTTCAAAGGAAATTACTACTTAGTAGAGGATGTTGCATTAGATTCAGAAACTCAGGAAGAAATGGTTATCTACAGAAAGCTTTATGATGATGGTTCACTTTGGGTAAGACCTATGGAGATGTTTTTATCAGAGGTAGATCATGAGAAATATCCTGATGTGAAACAGAAGTATCGATTTGAGCTACAGGAAGTGGCAAAGAAGTAA